A window of Paremcibacter congregatus contains these coding sequences:
- a CDS encoding DUF2336 domain-containing protein, producing the protein MATSEPKIDQEVSNLLKLAHGKEAGGRTVLFSTITDLLERRHNDLSKTELALMSEILSKLISDVEMNIRTKLAHKLSSQEDAPLDLVILLANDQIEVAKPILDLSTLLSDDDLIRIIRHKTAQHQLSIASRKHLSSGVCRELISIGNTKTLVTLLTNHDAQIDNTSLAALVERSKESVPIQPPLIERPDLPKEMAAKMYQWVSNSLRESILTNLNLSEDELSKLLDSAISDVSNEEVDTITREKSEILLVNKLHKAGKLQPSFLMKSLNQGQSSLFEIAFSKLISVPRKIMRSFLYDRGPDALAVSCCAAGIDQSVFLTIYKLTREAKDMNTTLSDHETATAFSYFQKMDKKRAQLTIQKWVAEATGAPIF; encoded by the coding sequence ATGGCGACAAGCGAACCCAAAATAGATCAGGAAGTATCAAACCTTCTTAAACTCGCCCACGGGAAAGAAGCTGGTGGTCGTACTGTACTCTTCAGCACCATTACAGACCTCCTGGAACGCCGCCACAACGACCTGTCAAAAACTGAACTCGCTTTAATGTCGGAAATCCTCTCCAAGCTGATCTCCGATGTCGAAATGAATATCCGCACCAAGCTGGCGCATAAATTATCCTCGCAAGAAGATGCACCTCTTGATCTGGTTATACTGCTGGCCAATGATCAGATTGAAGTGGCCAAACCTATTCTCGACCTGAGCACCCTTCTTTCGGACGACGATCTGATCCGCATTATCCGTCACAAAACGGCTCAACACCAATTGAGTATCGCGAGTCGCAAGCACCTGTCCTCCGGTGTCTGCCGTGAACTGATTTCAATCGGGAACACCAAAACGCTGGTGACCCTTCTGACCAATCATGATGCGCAGATTGATAACACATCCCTTGCTGCTCTGGTGGAAAGATCCAAGGAAAGTGTTCCCATTCAGCCGCCGCTTATTGAACGCCCTGACCTGCCGAAAGAAATGGCGGCAAAAATGTATCAATGGGTCTCGAACAGCCTTCGCGAATCCATTCTGACCAATCTTAACCTGAGTGAAGATGAGCTGTCCAAGCTTCTCGATTCAGCCATTTCAGACGTCAGCAATGAAGAAGTAGACACGATTACGCGGGAAAAATCGGAAATCCTTCTGGTCAATAAACTTCACAAGGCCGGTAAACTGCAGCCTTCCTTCCTGATGAAAAGTCTCAATCAGGGACAATCTTCATTGTTTGAAATTGCCTTCTCGAAACTGATTTCCGTTCCCCGTAAAATCATGCGGTCGTTTCTTTATGACCGGGGACCGGATGCGCTCGCGGTTTCCTGCTGTGCAGCAGGTATTGATCAGAGCGTTTTTCTGACGATTTATAAACTGACCCGGGAAGCCAAAGACATGAATACCACGCTTTCCGACCATGAAACAGCGACCGCTTTCAGCTATTTCCAGAAAATGGATAAAAAACGCGCCCAGCTAACCATTCAAAAATGGGTTGCAGAAGCCACCGGCGCCCCTATATTCTAG
- a CDS encoding DUF2336 domain-containing protein yields MKNDNKNKVDLTIMGMLDSNIASTDLILLAQQKSISARNELVENISDMFLSPEGRLTEHERALMNDILAKLINSVEKSVKKELSSRLANADQVSSDLAKQLASDSIDIAGPMLRKSSVLKDEDLIEIIRNRSDAHRMAIAIRSYVSDEVSSELIDHGSEDVVEALIRNENAEISELSMKYLVAESKNVDRFQEPLLNRQDLPIELAHRMYWWVSAALRRKIVLDYNVDDVVIDDLLEMATKTALRQHEVTDSVMLAALKLAREMAAADELDAFFLQNCLRQEKVNLFVASLSEMCGLDVKIIWRSMRERTGESLAIIMKSLDVDRDRFASLFLLIAQSRSGGRARATSLVKSIVSLYDDIKVKNAKVAVRHWQRDFRYQNAMSDIKDTT; encoded by the coding sequence ATGAAAAACGATAATAAAAATAAGGTGGATTTGACAATTATGGGGATGCTTGATTCTAATATAGCTTCCACAGATCTTATCCTGTTGGCTCAGCAGAAGTCCATTTCAGCTAGAAATGAACTGGTTGAGAATATTTCAGACATGTTTCTCTCCCCTGAAGGGCGCTTGACGGAACATGAACGGGCTTTGATGAATGATATTTTGGCAAAGTTGATTAATTCTGTCGAAAAATCCGTAAAAAAAGAACTGAGCAGCCGTTTGGCTAACGCCGATCAGGTTTCTTCTGATCTTGCGAAACAACTGGCCAGTGATTCAATTGACATCGCCGGGCCAATGTTGCGTAAAAGCAGCGTCCTGAAGGATGAAGACCTGATTGAGATAATCCGCAACCGGTCGGATGCTCATCGCATGGCGATTGCGATTCGCAGTTACGTTAGTGATGAGGTCAGTAGTGAACTGATTGATCATGGTAGCGAGGATGTTGTCGAAGCCTTGATCCGTAACGAAAATGCTGAAATTTCAGAGCTTTCCATGAAATATCTTGTTGCCGAATCCAAAAACGTGGATCGTTTTCAAGAACCTCTTCTGAACCGTCAGGATTTACCGATTGAATTAGCCCACCGTATGTATTGGTGGGTTTCCGCTGCCTTGCGCCGGAAAATCGTGTTGGACTATAACGTTGATGATGTGGTTATTGATGACCTGCTTGAAATGGCGACAAAAACAGCCTTACGCCAGCATGAGGTGACGGACAGTGTGATGCTGGCTGCTCTCAAGCTTGCCCGGGAAATGGCCGCCGCAGATGAACTGGACGCCTTTTTCCTGCAAAACTGTTTGCGACAGGAGAAGGTAAACCTCTTTGTCGCCTCCCTGTCCGAGATGTGTGGACTTGATGTTAAAATAATCTGGCGATCCATGCGCGAGAGAACGGGCGAAAGTCTGGCTATTATTATGAAGTCACTGGATGTGGACCGTGATCGGTTTGCTTCCCTGTTTCTTTTGATCGCGCAGTCACGTTCCGGGGGACGGGCGCGTGCGACTAGTCTGGTCAAATCGATTGTATCGCTGTATGATGACATTAAAGTTAAAAATGCAAAAGTAGCCGTAAGACATTGGCAACGCGATTTTAGGTACCAAAATGCCATGTCAGATATAAAGGATACGACATAA
- a CDS encoding cytochrome P450 encodes MSELAGLFGAIFGGILNIARQLVMSVYVILWGVWNFLTLLWAGGKALFGRGMLKDRLIATLARPEHMRAILAVLRTFIPTIVVNKRFVTAYDNSATAFVTAYEDVLEVMNLDQVFQTTYAPKMALLTEGNNFFLGMQEGPDYINNVSNMRLAANRNDIDEIITPFISAEIASVLVAAQGKLDVPRTLTKPVLARLVGHYFGTPGPSEDVLIDWTHTMFHYIFFDFSDEAEIVAAAQTASAGCRVYLDQAIAARQKNGEMRDDVLGRCLKLQTAEMPGMDNLGIRNNFLGMITAMLPTISNATTRVLDQLLARPEVLAGAQAAARSGDDELLSRYIVEAFRFNPMNPVIFRRAAEDHTLAAGTLRQREIPKGCFVFAANLSAMFDPWVIPSPGRFDLSRSPDQYILWGGGIHKCFGEQISRTVMPVFLKEILKLPNLKRASGPAGQMDNAGTPFPQHLTITFEGAGDEKSCT; translated from the coding sequence ATGTCTGAACTGGCGGGACTGTTTGGGGCGATCTTTGGCGGAATACTTAATATCGCACGGCAACTCGTGATGTCGGTGTATGTAATTTTATGGGGAGTGTGGAATTTTCTCACTCTGCTGTGGGCGGGGGGCAAGGCATTATTTGGGCGTGGAATGCTCAAGGACCGGCTGATTGCCACATTGGCACGGCCGGAACACATGCGGGCGATTTTGGCAGTATTGCGCACCTTCATACCAACCATTGTGGTGAACAAGAGATTTGTCACGGCCTATGATAATTCAGCCACGGCGTTTGTCACGGCTTATGAGGATGTCTTGGAAGTCATGAATCTGGATCAGGTTTTTCAGACCACTTATGCCCCTAAAATGGCTTTGCTGACAGAAGGAAACAACTTCTTTCTGGGGATGCAGGAGGGGCCCGATTATATCAATAATGTTTCCAATATGCGTCTGGCGGCAAATCGCAATGATATTGATGAGATTATCACGCCTTTTATATCCGCAGAGATTGCATCTGTTCTCGTCGCGGCACAAGGTAAACTTGATGTGCCCAGGACGTTGACGAAACCGGTTCTGGCGCGGTTGGTGGGACATTATTTCGGTACGCCGGGTCCGTCGGAAGACGTTCTGATCGACTGGACCCATACCATGTTTCACTATATCTTTTTTGATTTTTCTGACGAAGCGGAGATCGTTGCGGCGGCGCAGACGGCTTCTGCCGGGTGCCGGGTATATCTAGACCAGGCGATCGCCGCACGTCAGAAAAACGGGGAGATGCGCGATGATGTCCTGGGTCGGTGCCTCAAGCTGCAAACAGCGGAAATGCCAGGTATGGATAATCTTGGCATTCGAAATAACTTTCTTGGTATGATAACGGCGATGTTGCCTACGATCTCCAATGCCACCACACGGGTTCTGGATCAGCTACTGGCGCGGCCAGAGGTCTTGGCCGGGGCACAGGCGGCGGCACGGTCAGGGGATGATGAACTGCTCAGCCGTTATATTGTGGAAGCTTTCCGCTTTAATCCGATGAATCCGGTTATCTTCCGGCGGGCGGCGGAAGATCATACTCTTGCGGCAGGTACACTACGGCAACGCGAAATCCCTAAAGGATGTTTTGTCTTTGCCGCAAATTTGTCGGCGATGTTTGATCCTTGGGTTATTCCGTCGCCGGGGCGCTTTGATCTTTCCCGTTCGCCTGACCAGTATATCCTCTGGGGAGGAGGAATTCACAAGTGCTTTGGGGAACAAATTTCCCGTACCGTAATGCCGGTTTTTCTGAAAGAAATTCTAAAACTACCCAATTTAAAACGGGCGTCAGGGCCGGCGGGACAAATGGATAATGCAGGGACACCATTCCCGCAACATCTGACCATTACTTTCGAAGGGGCTGGCGACGAGAAAAGCTGTACATGA
- a CDS encoding competence/damage-inducible protein A, with the protein MSQVKTVTAAMIIIGDEILSGRTKDANLNHLALWLNRMGVQLLEVRVIPDVAQVIQNTVNELRGGFDYVFTTGGIGPTHDDITAENVAAAFDVPFVQSEEAVRLLHQHYGTDNISEARLRMTMIPEGATLIKNPVSTAPGFQMGNVFVLAGIPVVMQSMLLDLEHRIFGGDKMVSKAIHVFEGESTFATILREVEAAYPDVALGSYPFYRHKRFGASFVLRSQVEKSLDQALEMLKGKIAETGKECFDGEAEL; encoded by the coding sequence ATGTCACAGGTTAAAACAGTCACCGCCGCCATGATCATTATCGGCGACGAGATTCTTTCAGGACGCACCAAGGATGCGAATCTTAACCATCTGGCGCTCTGGCTTAATCGCATGGGGGTTCAATTGCTTGAAGTTCGGGTGATCCCCGATGTTGCACAAGTGATTCAAAATACGGTCAATGAATTGCGCGGTGGCTTCGATTATGTCTTTACCACTGGCGGAATCGGGCCAACCCATGATGATATTACGGCGGAAAATGTCGCGGCGGCCTTTGACGTGCCATTCGTGCAAAGTGAGGAAGCTGTCAGGCTTCTGCATCAGCATTATGGGACGGACAATATATCAGAGGCGCGCCTGCGCATGACGATGATCCCGGAAGGGGCGACCTTAATCAAAAATCCGGTCAGTACGGCGCCGGGTTTTCAAATGGGTAATGTTTTTGTCCTTGCCGGTATTCCGGTGGTGATGCAAAGCATGCTGCTGGACCTTGAACACCGGATATTCGGTGGTGATAAAATGGTTTCCAAAGCCATCCATGTTTTTGAAGGTGAAAGCACTTTCGCGACTATACTGCGCGAGGTTGAGGCGGCTTATCCTGATGTGGCGCTGGGCAGCTATCCCTTTTACCGCCATAAACGTTTCGGCGCGAGCTTTGTCCTGCGGTCCCAAGTGGAAAAAAGCCTGGATCAGGCACTGGAAATGCTGAAAGGTAAAATCGCGGAAACCGGTAAGGAGTGCTTTGACGGGGAAGCAGAACTCTAG
- a CDS encoding Dyp-type peroxidase translates to MGKMLKLADIQGNIVQAYRFPLARYIMFQVTEEGKAREFIKKIIPHITTGEMWEKGGKPEVTTNIAFSYQGLKAIGLNESSLRQFPLAFAEGMKARAHLLGDEGESGPHQWDECWQEHVDILLTINARTVNDLSSLTEITESEKAHLNDFHEALKSLCDSTGGIKVLGQQDANVLFYNGKPCAKEHFGFDDGIGNPSFSGTDLATMKIPGKGKQLADGSWVPLAAGEFILGHADESQAIPEAPRPRLLTDNGTYMVYRKLHQNVASFRKYLVDTGKEYAKTLDMSKYRHADGTAAKGWEILAAKMAGRWLDGTPVELSPYGQDPSIRADSARNNDFNYTGDKDAATCPFGAHVRRTNPRGSLGFDGKLTSRRRILRRGLPYGTPTPFDKLGRDPR, encoded by the coding sequence ATGGGTAAGATGTTAAAGCTTGCTGACATACAAGGCAATATCGTACAGGCCTATCGGTTTCCTTTGGCGCGGTATATCATGTTCCAGGTCACGGAGGAAGGTAAAGCGCGGGAGTTTATCAAGAAAATAATTCCTCATATTACCACGGGGGAAATGTGGGAAAAGGGCGGCAAGCCCGAGGTTACGACGAATATAGCCTTTTCTTATCAGGGATTAAAAGCCATCGGTCTGAATGAAAGTAGCCTGCGTCAGTTCCCTCTGGCTTTTGCGGAAGGCATGAAGGCCCGGGCTCACCTTTTGGGTGATGAAGGGGAAAGCGGCCCGCATCAATGGGATGAATGCTGGCAGGAACATGTGGATATTTTACTGACCATCAACGCGCGCACCGTAAATGATCTGAGCTCTCTTACAGAAATCACCGAAAGCGAAAAGGCGCATCTCAATGATTTTCATGAGGCGTTAAAATCCCTGTGTGACAGTACGGGGGGCATTAAAGTTCTCGGGCAGCAGGATGCCAACGTTTTATTCTATAATGGTAAGCCCTGCGCCAAGGAACATTTCGGTTTTGATGATGGTATTGGCAATCCGTCCTTCAGTGGGACAGACCTTGCGACCATGAAAATTCCCGGGAAAGGTAAGCAACTGGCCGACGGGTCCTGGGTACCCCTTGCCGCGGGCGAGTTTATTCTAGGCCATGCGGATGAATCCCAGGCAATACCAGAAGCCCCGCGGCCACGCTTGTTGACGGATAATGGCACCTATATGGTGTATCGCAAGCTGCATCAGAATGTGGCGTCTTTCCGGAAGTATCTGGTCGATACCGGTAAGGAATATGCAAAAACGCTGGATATGTCGAAATACAGACATGCCGATGGTACGGCTGCGAAGGGATGGGAAATTCTGGCGGCCAAAATGGCGGGGCGTTGGCTTGACGGAACACCGGTGGAGCTATCCCCATATGGACAAGACCCGTCGATACGCGCTGATTCCGCGCGCAATAATGACTTTAACTATACCGGAGACAAAGACGCCGCTACCTGTCCTTTCGGGGCTCATGTCCGGCGTACGAACCCGCGAGGCAGTCTTGGTTTCGATGGGAAATTGACCAGCCGACGTCGGATATTAAGGCGCGGTCTGCCGTATGGGACGCCGACCCCGTTTGACAAGCTTGGGCGGGACCCAAGATGA
- a CDS encoding NAD kinase, with amino-acid sequence MIENVRKIALAASDTDSAQEAADALKECYDFVPLEEADVIVALGGDGYVLHLIHEIIPHKASIFGMNKGTVGFLLNDFKVENLLERINASTSVTLHPLRMTAYTEDDSKVEALAMNEVSLLRQTRQTAKIRVSIDGKVRMEELVCDGILLATPAGSTAYNLSAHGPIIPMRAEIMAMTPISAFRPRRWKGALLPQNAKVTFEVLNPEKRPVSAVADTKEVRHIKRVDIEQDRTIKINMLFDRHHTLEERILNEQFIY; translated from the coding sequence ATGATAGAAAATGTCCGGAAGATCGCCCTCGCCGCCTCTGATACAGACAGCGCCCAGGAAGCCGCAGACGCGTTAAAAGAATGCTATGACTTTGTTCCCCTGGAGGAAGCCGACGTCATCGTTGCCTTGGGCGGGGATGGGTATGTTCTTCATCTTATTCATGAAATTATCCCTCATAAAGCCTCTATCTTCGGCATGAACAAGGGAACTGTCGGTTTTCTTCTCAATGATTTCAAGGTCGAAAACCTGCTGGAGCGCATCAATGCCTCGACCTCCGTCACCTTGCATCCTCTGCGCATGACGGCTTACACAGAAGACGATAGCAAGGTCGAAGCCCTGGCAATGAATGAAGTCTCTCTGCTGCGGCAAACCCGGCAAACCGCTAAAATCAGAGTTTCCATTGACGGAAAGGTCCGTATGGAGGAACTGGTCTGCGACGGTATTCTGCTGGCCACTCCAGCCGGCAGCACCGCCTACAACCTGTCCGCTCATGGACCTATCATTCCCATGCGGGCTGAAATCATGGCCATGACGCCGATCAGCGCATTTCGACCGCGTCGCTGGAAAGGCGCCCTGCTGCCACAGAATGCGAAGGTTACCTTTGAAGTGCTCAATCCGGAAAAACGTCCTGTCAGCGCCGTGGCGGATACAAAAGAAGTCCGCCATATCAAAAGAGTGGATATCGAGCAGGATCGCACCATCAAGATAAACATGCTGTTCGATCGGCACCATACGCTTGAAGAACGAATCCTCAACGAACAATTCATTTATTAG
- a CDS encoding sensor histidine kinase: MFGRSDQNAADVKSVGKRLVPKLKQQTIIPLQLVQSLPHTAAKKSKKQPVTIEDKILSLIAHMSFDESVPLYISTISGQLVYVNQSYRDLVSHCEYTESVTPQQGEDNKLPQSLLAILNEVQLTRQSVSVEETIKLNGALRQYRSRHFPVCDDNGIVIAVGATYVDCTEKMQSLGHESLMQQRFRDFARATSDWYWEIDRDYKITFVSDRLTAITGKPAVLMKGKRFENFGELKSCETGKIVTCEHFLDAMRPFRDRLFLIEGADEEPVYIHLSGVPIFDTKTGEFQGYRGAGMDVTVNYKARLETLAVQKSLENTLEELTNKNIQLDMASAASEAALGAKSEFLAAMSHELRTPLNAIIGFAEAMKMKVFGDLNAQYVSYSDDIMSAGRHLLDLINDVLDVAVLESGKIKLDCDKVSLREIVEKAQNLIVLRANRKHLDISDVRVDENCYIYADERRAVQIFVNLLSNAVKFTPEHGKIGVRVTRAGTDMVNVTVWDTGIGIPESQQELVFEKFHQATDNIYSRTEEGTGLGLHISQHLARQMGGDIELRSVVNEGSEFTVTFNLCS; encoded by the coding sequence ATGTTTGGCAGATCGGACCAAAATGCAGCAGATGTAAAGTCTGTTGGTAAAAGATTGGTACCAAAGTTGAAGCAGCAGACGATCATTCCGCTTCAGCTGGTGCAAAGCTTGCCGCATACGGCCGCCAAGAAATCCAAGAAACAACCGGTCACCATTGAGGACAAAATCCTGTCTCTCATTGCGCATATGAGTTTTGACGAGTCGGTGCCGCTTTATATTTCCACGATATCGGGCCAGCTGGTTTATGTTAATCAAAGCTATCGTGATCTGGTCAGCCACTGTGAATATACGGAATCAGTCACGCCGCAGCAGGGGGAAGACAATAAACTTCCGCAAAGCCTGTTGGCGATTCTGAATGAAGTCCAACTGACCCGGCAAAGTGTCTCTGTCGAAGAAACCATTAAACTTAACGGCGCATTACGCCAGTACCGATCTCGGCATTTTCCGGTATGTGATGACAATGGAATTGTGATTGCAGTGGGGGCAACTTACGTTGACTGTACAGAAAAGATGCAGTCTTTGGGCCATGAAAGCCTGATGCAGCAACGTTTCCGGGACTTTGCCAGGGCGACATCCGATTGGTATTGGGAAATTGACCGGGACTATAAAATTACTTTCGTGTCAGATCGCCTGACAGCAATCACCGGCAAGCCAGCGGTTCTGATGAAAGGGAAACGGTTTGAAAATTTCGGGGAATTAAAATCCTGTGAAACCGGAAAAATTGTAACCTGCGAACATTTTCTTGATGCTATGCGTCCCTTTCGCGACAGGTTATTTCTGATTGAAGGTGCCGATGAAGAGCCGGTTTATATTCATCTGAGCGGGGTTCCGATATTTGACACAAAAACCGGTGAGTTCCAGGGCTATCGTGGGGCTGGCATGGATGTCACGGTTAATTACAAGGCGCGCCTGGAAACCCTAGCGGTTCAAAAATCATTGGAAAATACTCTGGAAGAGTTGACCAATAAGAATATTCAGCTTGATATGGCATCTGCAGCGTCAGAAGCTGCCCTTGGGGCCAAGAGTGAATTTCTGGCGGCCATGAGCCATGAACTGCGCACCCCGCTGAATGCGATTATCGGTTTTGCCGAGGCCATGAAAATGAAGGTCTTCGGCGACCTGAATGCCCAATATGTTTCTTATAGTGATGACATCATGTCTGCAGGGCGGCATTTGCTGGACCTGATCAATGATGTGCTTGATGTTGCTGTTTTGGAAAGCGGAAAAATCAAGCTGGATTGCGATAAAGTGTCATTGCGGGAAATCGTTGAAAAAGCACAAAACCTGATCGTTCTGCGGGCGAACCGCAAACATCTGGACATTTCCGATGTCCGTGTTGACGAGAATTGCTATATTTATGCCGATGAACGTCGCGCGGTACAGATCTTTGTCAATCTGTTGAGCAATGCGGTCAAATTTACACCGGAACACGGCAAAATCGGCGTGCGCGTTACCAGAGCAGGGACCGATATGGTCAATGTAACGGTTTGGGACACAGGCATTGGCATTCCGGAAAGTCAGCAGGAACTGGTGTTTGAAAAATTCCATCAGGCAACGGATAATATATATTCCCGTACAGAAGAAGGCACGGGCCTCGGGTTGCACATATCGCAACATCTGGCCCGCCAAATGGGCGGAGATATTGAACTGAGAAGCGTGGTCAATGAGGGGTCGGAATTTACCGTAACCTTTAACTTATGTAGTTAA
- a CDS encoding response regulator: MKILLVDDHVLFRDGLKFVLRQLADVVDIRECGSCEDAYKLMETDDGFDLILLDVDLPGISGMDGLQGFRRLDPSAPIVFLSGSDDYNLIKRALELGVMGYIPKTLSSEIMIQALQLILKGGRYVPDNVLYGADHHSRSKVVLTTRQSEILRLISQGKSNKEIAQNLGIADNTVRVHISAIFQILKVNNRTEAAFAALQDGLVSPY; this comes from the coding sequence ATGAAGATTTTGCTGGTTGATGACCATGTTCTGTTCCGAGACGGCCTGAAGTTCGTTCTACGCCAGCTGGCGGACGTGGTGGACATCCGCGAATGTGGATCCTGTGAAGATGCCTATAAGTTGATGGAAACAGATGACGGTTTCGATCTTATTTTGCTGGATGTTGATCTGCCCGGTATTTCCGGAATGGATGGACTGCAGGGGTTTCGCCGACTGGACCCTAGTGCCCCGATCGTGTTTTTATCCGGATCCGATGATTATAACCTGATCAAAAGGGCGTTGGAACTCGGTGTGATGGGGTATATTCCTAAAACCCTGAGCAGTGAAATTATGATTCAGGCGTTGCAACTGATCCTGAAAGGAGGACGATATGTGCCGGATAATGTACTGTATGGGGCGGACCATCATAGCCGGTCCAAGGTTGTCCTCACAACACGTCAAAGCGAAATCCTGCGATTAATTTCACAAGGTAAATCCAACAAGGAAATCGCCCAGAACCTTGGCATTGCCGATAATACGGTGCGGGTGCATATTTCAGCTATTTTTCAAATACTAAAAGTGAATAATAGGACTGAGGCGGCCTTTGCCGCCCTTCAGGACGGACTGGTTTCACCATATTAA
- a CDS encoding hybrid sensor histidine kinase/response regulator, with the protein MLVKQIPAMTGLNFVTAGIIAVILLGDVPNQIPLLWFAGVALYSGVRFWHYSSVKREKITVDNVVSHARFFVGFSFVSGVIWGFIGIVLPISDNPFVLILSATLLCGMVAGSVSYLSIYKPAYYAYAIPCVAPLAIRCLFDGNEMLVAIGILLFLFLGVNLFNSRMAQVNVLKGINLVLENKELIERLRHEKSKADMARSLADDNNEAKSRFLAAASHDLRQPLHAMGFFVEAMMHEKNPVKIQDLVKKVAQTSEALRNLLGSLLDISKIESGGIEPHRTHFILNEILVEIMQEFSEQAKEKGLRLNFKPCSQTVYSDKDMLGRIIRNLISNAVRYTDKGYVNVSWEVESAYVMIHIADSGAGISEADRQDIFREFFQVKGDHQKNGRGLGLGLSIVDGLSRLLDHPLMMHSDVGIGSVFSIRVPQGNLSKVVSETPELNIWSGDTCARTIVLTNEDTSRESISGIMRHWGHQVADFTTIEDALAFLKTDGFDPDLVISDIILRDGSGIEAVAAIEELHGHSLPGIVMTGDGDDRVVEQLRTKGLSVLQKPVQPAKLRSMVTYLVRGEEWQI; encoded by the coding sequence ATGCTTGTGAAACAAATCCCCGCAATGACAGGGTTGAACTTCGTCACGGCGGGCATTATCGCGGTAATCCTTCTCGGGGATGTTCCCAATCAAATTCCGTTGTTATGGTTTGCCGGGGTGGCGCTTTATTCCGGCGTGCGATTTTGGCACTATTCCAGTGTAAAACGTGAAAAGATAACCGTTGATAATGTGGTCAGTCACGCGCGATTTTTCGTTGGGTTTTCTTTTGTTTCTGGGGTGATTTGGGGATTTATCGGTATAGTTCTGCCGATTTCGGACAATCCCTTCGTCCTGATTTTATCCGCGACCTTGTTGTGTGGCATGGTGGCAGGATCCGTGTCCTATCTGTCGATATATAAGCCCGCCTATTATGCGTATGCCATTCCCTGTGTTGCGCCGCTTGCAATACGCTGTTTATTCGACGGGAATGAGATGCTGGTTGCCATTGGTATTTTATTGTTTCTGTTCCTGGGGGTCAATCTGTTCAACAGTCGCATGGCCCAGGTCAATGTCCTGAAAGGGATTAATCTGGTTCTGGAAAACAAGGAACTTATTGAACGCTTGAGGCACGAAAAAAGCAAGGCGGATATGGCCCGCAGTCTCGCCGATGACAATAACGAAGCCAAGTCACGGTTTTTGGCGGCGGCAAGCCACGATTTGAGGCAGCCCCTGCATGCAATGGGATTCTTTGTTGAGGCCATGATGCACGAAAAAAATCCGGTCAAAATTCAGGACTTGGTCAAAAAAGTGGCGCAAACATCAGAAGCGCTGCGCAATCTTCTTGGGTCTCTACTTGATATCTCTAAAATTGAGTCCGGGGGGATTGAACCGCATCGGACGCATTTTATTCTCAATGAAATTTTAGTCGAAATCATGCAGGAATTCAGTGAGCAGGCCAAAGAGAAAGGCTTGCGGCTTAACTTCAAACCGTGCTCACAAACGGTTTATAGCGACAAGGACATGTTGGGCCGGATTATTCGTAATCTGATCAGTAATGCGGTGCGCTATACGGATAAAGGTTATGTGAATGTTTCGTGGGAAGTCGAAAGCGCGTATGTAATGATCCATATCGCAGACAGCGGCGCCGGGATATCGGAAGCCGACAGGCAGGATATTTTCCGGGAGTTTTTCCAGGTCAAAGGTGATCATCAGAAAAACGGCCGCGGCCTGGGGCTTGGCTTGTCGATTGTGGACGGCCTAAGCCGGTTGCTGGATCATCCCCTGATGATGCATTCTGATGTCGGGATCGGGTCGGTCTTTAGCATCAGGGTTCCGCAAGGAAATTTGTCTAAAGTGGTGTCTGAAACGCCGGAGTTGAACATCTGGTCGGGAGATACCTGTGCACGCACGATTGTTCTTACAAATGAGGATACGTCACGGGAAAGCATCAGCGGCATCATGCGGCACTGGGGCCATCAGGTTGCGGATTTCACGACAATTGAGGATGCTCTGGCCTTTCTGAAGACTGACGGTTTCGATCCAGACCTTGTTATTTCGGATATCATATTACGGGACGGGTCCGGTATAGAGGCCGTTGCCGCCATTGAGGAATTACATGGTCATTCCCTGCCGGGTATCGTGATGACAGGGGATGGAGACGACCGGGTCGTGGAGCAACTACGTACAAAGGGATTGTCTGTTTTACAAAAACCTGTACAACCGGCTAAATTGAGAAGTATGGTGACATATCTGGTTCGTGGAGAAGAATGGCAGATATAA